Proteins co-encoded in one Amaranthus tricolor cultivar Red isolate AtriRed21 chromosome 7, ASM2621246v1, whole genome shotgun sequence genomic window:
- the LOC130818415 gene encoding uncharacterized protein LOC130818415 yields MGQISGAVSKLEARDSEKLPSQTEPNPRMNASAMTLRSGTELQEALKERKKHEADKDIYKVFKKCEVNIPLLDALKQIPRYAKVLQELCTEKRKQRLKGIQKVKMSEHISAIFQRKLPPKCGDPTDRSNAYPNKVGDLIFPADFYVLDMEHDKHSAPILLGRPFMKTAKTKIDVDTGSLTMEFDSSKVEFDIYDSMKFPPKDHSCFAIDLVDTSSQDMFDIDCQDKLKVAIEHDLNENNKEYVLSAELQEVLQDLKKQEQLPLLPSYLEPLPLTIPNENLLPSVLQAPKVELKPLPEHLKYVFLEENETCH; encoded by the exons ATGGGTCAAATCTCAGGAGCAGTTAGCAAGTTAGAGGCTAGAGATTCAGAAAAGTTGCCATCACAAACAGAACCAAATCCAAGGATGAATGCTAGTGCTATGACTCTTAGAAGTGGAACAGAGTTGCAAG AGGCATTGAAGGAAAGAAAAAAGCATGAAGCTGACAAGGACATCTATAAGGTTTTCAAGAAGTGTGAAGTAAACATCCCTCTCTTAGATGCTTTGAAGCAAATTCCAAGATATGCCAAAGTCCTTCAAGAACTTTGTACGGAAAAGAGAAAGCAAAGATTAAAGGGAATTCAAAAGGTGAAGATGAGTGAGCACATTTCAGCCATATTTCAAAGAAAGTTACCGCCTAAATGTGGAGATCCAA CTGACAGGTCTAACGCATATCCTAATAAAGTAGGGGATCTTATATTTCCTGctgatttttatgttttagatATGGAACATGATAAACATTCAGCACCTATCTTGCTAGGTAGACCTTTCATGAAAACTGCCAAGACTAAGATTGATGTAGATACAGGATCACTTACCATGGAATTTGATAGTAGTAAGGTAGAGTTTGACATTTATGACTCTATGAAATTTCCGCCTAAGGACCATTCTTGTTTTGCTATTGATTTAGTTGATACCTCTAGTCAAGATATGTTTGATATAGATTGCCAAGATAAACTCAAAGTGGCCATTGAGCatgatttgaatgaaaataataaggAATATGTTTTGAGTGCTGAATTGCAGGAAGTTTTGCAAGATTTGAAGAAGCAAGAGCAACTCCCACTTCTTCCTTCTTATTTAGAGCCATTACCATTAACCATACCCAATGAGAATTTGTTACCCTCTGTTTTGCAGGCACCCAAGGTAGAACTTAAGCCATTACCCGAACATTTAAAGTATGTATTCCTTGAGGAGAATGAGACTTGCCATTAA